From Acidovorax sp. FHTAMBA, one genomic window encodes:
- a CDS encoding class I SAM-dependent methyltransferase, translated as MSSERPPTIDPVAAARWHAAAPALSPWLHEEVARRMEDRLQWIRQAPQSWCHWDAVRGGLQAHALVSARYPKARCQIYETAPRCEAVARQALAKPWWSPARWSAPSPQLGAPADGSVQMLWANMALHTAADPQALIAQWHRALAVDGYLMFSCLGPDTLRELHAVYSELGWPPAGHAFTDMHDWGDMLVHAGFAEPVMDMERITLTFATPERLVQELRELGCNLHPDRFPSLRGRRWRDKLYQVLSNRLADPDNSGQLALTFEIIYGHAFKPAPRVRVSPSSAVSLQDMRSMLRKNGKEG; from the coding sequence ATGTCCTCCGAGCGTCCCCCCACCATTGATCCCGTTGCCGCGGCCCGCTGGCATGCAGCGGCCCCGGCCTTATCTCCCTGGCTGCACGAGGAGGTTGCGCGCCGCATGGAGGACCGCCTGCAGTGGATTCGCCAGGCTCCGCAGTCGTGGTGCCACTGGGATGCGGTGCGCGGCGGCCTGCAGGCGCATGCCCTGGTGAGCGCGCGCTATCCCAAGGCGCGCTGCCAGATCTACGAAACAGCGCCCCGTTGCGAAGCGGTTGCCCGGCAGGCGCTGGCCAAGCCCTGGTGGAGCCCAGCGCGTTGGAGCGCACCCAGCCCGCAACTGGGTGCGCCTGCGGACGGGAGTGTGCAAATGCTCTGGGCCAACATGGCGCTGCACACGGCGGCCGACCCGCAGGCGCTGATCGCGCAATGGCACCGTGCTCTCGCGGTGGATGGCTACCTGATGTTCTCGTGCCTGGGGCCTGATACCTTGCGTGAGCTGCATGCGGTGTATTCCGAGCTCGGCTGGCCACCGGCGGGCCACGCTTTCACCGACATGCACGACTGGGGTGACATGCTGGTGCACGCCGGTTTTGCCGAGCCGGTGATGGACATGGAGCGCATCACCCTCACGTTTGCCACCCCCGAGCGGCTGGTGCAGGAACTGCGGGAACTGGGTTGCAATCTTCATCCTGATCGCTTTCCCTCATTGCGCGGGCGCCGCTGGCGCGACAAGCTCTACCAGGTGCTCTCGAATCGGCTGGCAGATCCGGACAATTCAGGTCAGTTGGCACTGACTTTCGAGATCATCTACGGGCATGCTTTCAAGCCCGCACCGCGCGTGCGCGTGAGTCCCAGCAGTGCGGTTTCGCTCCAGGACATGCGCAGCATGCTGCGCAAAAACGGCAAAGAGGGCTGA
- a CDS encoding ComF family protein produces the protein MLFTGLTGISRHLRAWAGKVPSQCSFCHAWPSQRVCEACVARFAQPATRCQRCALRVPAGVSICGACIQSPPSFDGCLAAVDYAYPWADALAQFKFRGDPGWARALALLMRSTPWMEPAVEAADRVIPVPLSTERLRERGFNQSALLARHLAGPKTDPQTLLRLHATEAQSSLPRAQRLRNLRGAFALEPGHAASLRGQRVVLVDDVMTTGATLEAATLALREAGVAHVTAAVLARTGLD, from the coding sequence ATGCTTTTTACGGGTCTGACGGGGATTTCGCGCCACCTTCGTGCATGGGCCGGCAAAGTGCCCAGCCAGTGTTCGTTTTGCCACGCATGGCCCTCGCAGCGTGTGTGCGAGGCCTGCGTGGCGCGATTTGCACAGCCTGCCACGCGTTGCCAGCGCTGCGCCCTGCGGGTGCCTGCGGGCGTATCCATCTGCGGGGCCTGCATTCAGAGCCCGCCCAGCTTTGACGGCTGCCTTGCTGCGGTGGACTACGCCTACCCTTGGGCCGATGCACTGGCGCAGTTCAAGTTTCGCGGCGATCCGGGATGGGCCCGGGCACTGGCCCTGCTGATGCGCAGCACACCGTGGATGGAGCCCGCCGTGGAAGCTGCAGACCGGGTCATCCCCGTGCCCCTGTCCACCGAGCGGCTGCGCGAGAGGGGCTTCAACCAGTCGGCCCTGCTGGCGCGGCATCTGGCGGGCCCCAAGACCGACCCCCAGACGCTGCTGCGCCTGCACGCCACCGAGGCGCAAAGCAGCCTGCCCAGGGCGCAGCGCCTGCGAAACCTGCGCGGGGCTTTTGCCCTGGAGCCGGGCCATGCTGCCAGCCTGCGCGGCCAGCGCGTGGTGCTGGTGGACGATGTGATGACCACCGGTGCCACCCTGGAAGCTGCCACGCTGGCCCTGCGCGAAGCGGGGGTGGCGCATGTCACGGCCGCCGTTCTGGCGCGCACCGGGCTGGATTGA
- a CDS encoding tRNA (cytidine(34)-2'-O)-methyltransferase, whose translation MFHIVLVEPEIPPNTGNVIRLAANTGCTLHLIEPLGFSMEDRQMRRAGLDYHEYAQVQRHAGWTAFLRDAQPDPARMFAMTTHGSQSVYTTCFLPGDWMVFGAETRGLPPELRESFPPAQRLRLPMVAGQRSLNLSNAVAVTVFEGWRQNSFATPDGEVAVEPEGTIISGFAQLG comes from the coding sequence ATGTTTCATATCGTCCTTGTCGAGCCCGAGATCCCGCCCAACACCGGGAACGTCATTCGCCTCGCGGCCAACACGGGTTGCACCCTGCACCTGATCGAGCCCCTGGGATTCTCCATGGAAGACCGGCAGATGCGCCGCGCCGGGCTGGACTACCACGAATACGCCCAGGTCCAGCGCCACGCCGGATGGACGGCCTTTTTGCGCGATGCCCAGCCTGACCCGGCCCGCATGTTTGCCATGACCACCCATGGCTCGCAATCGGTCTACACCACCTGCTTTCTGCCCGGAGACTGGATGGTGTTCGGCGCGGAAACACGGGGGCTTCCGCCCGAGCTGCGCGAAAGCTTTCCACCCGCACAGCGGCTTCGCCTGCCCATGGTGGCGGGCCAGCGAAGCCTGAACCTGTCCAATGCCGTGGCCGTGACGGTGTTTGAAGGCTGGCGGCAAAACAGTTTTGCCACGCCCGATGGCGAGGTGGCCGTGGAGCCCGAAGGCACCATCATCAGCGGTTTCGCTCAGCTCGGCTGA
- a CDS encoding LysR family transcriptional regulator, with protein sequence MDRLQAMKIFERVVEEGGFAAAARAMDMSPPVVTRMVAELEQHLGTRLLQRTTRKLALTDAGDAYLQRVRAILHEIDDAEAAAAASTRDLRGTIRIVAAPVLATNFLAPMVAAWHARHPKVMLDINVDAYASSRVDEFDVTIMVAAEDFDANIVARPLLQGEAIVLAAPGYLQRKGTPRIPQDLADHDHLRDSSAPVRAQMGPGRKLRLQSLRTGVPDAEVEAPAVLQSVSTELLMRAGVDGMGVVVTSRLLAEEHLARGELVHVLPDWIFSRYTIYAALPSGRMLPARTRVFLDFLSEHVPLAMAEQPGLAQPS encoded by the coding sequence ATGGACCGCCTGCAAGCCATGAAAATTTTCGAGCGCGTGGTGGAAGAGGGCGGCTTTGCCGCCGCCGCCCGCGCCATGGACATGTCGCCCCCCGTGGTCACCCGCATGGTGGCCGAGCTGGAACAGCACCTGGGCACGCGCCTGCTGCAGCGCACCACCCGCAAGCTGGCGCTGACCGATGCGGGCGACGCCTACTTGCAGCGCGTGCGCGCCATCCTGCACGAGATCGACGACGCCGAAGCCGCCGCCGCAGCCAGCACGCGCGATCTGCGCGGCACCATCCGTATCGTGGCGGCGCCGGTGCTGGCCACCAATTTTCTCGCGCCGATGGTGGCCGCCTGGCATGCGCGTCACCCCAAGGTCATGCTGGACATCAATGTGGATGCCTACGCATCCAGCCGGGTGGATGAGTTCGACGTCACCATCATGGTGGCGGCCGAAGACTTTGACGCCAACATCGTGGCGCGCCCTTTGCTGCAAGGTGAAGCCATCGTGCTGGCCGCACCCGGCTACCTGCAGCGCAAGGGCACGCCGCGCATCCCGCAGGATCTGGCAGACCACGACCACCTGCGTGACTCCAGCGCTCCCGTGCGCGCCCAGATGGGGCCCGGCCGCAAGCTGCGCCTGCAGTCGCTGCGCACGGGCGTGCCGGATGCCGAGGTGGAGGCGCCTGCCGTGCTGCAATCGGTGAGCACCGAGCTCTTGATGCGTGCCGGGGTGGACGGCATGGGCGTGGTGGTCACGTCGCGCCTGCTGGCCGAAGAGCACCTGGCGCGGGGTGAGCTTGTGCATGTGCTGCCCGACTGGATCTTCTCCCGCTACACCATCTATGCGGCGTTGCCGTCAGGCCGCATGCTGCCTGCGCGCACCCGGGTGTTTCTCGACTTTTTGTCGGAACACGTGCCCCTGGCCATGGCGGAGCAGCCGGGGCTGGCTCAGCCGAGCTGA
- a CDS encoding MaoC family dehydratase, translated as MKIFRSYSEVSACVGQEVAVTDWITITQEQVNLFAQATGDHQWIHVDPERAKAGPFGAPIAHGFLTLSLIPKFFEAGLTIEGSRMGVNYGLNKVRFTAPVPVGSRLRARLTLQAAEPVAPDGMQMTWLVTVEREGSDKPVCVAESLARNFGAPA; from the coding sequence ATGAAAATCTTTCGCTCTTATTCCGAAGTCAGTGCCTGCGTGGGCCAGGAGGTCGCGGTGACCGACTGGATCACCATCACGCAGGAACAGGTCAACCTGTTTGCCCAAGCCACGGGCGACCACCAGTGGATCCATGTGGACCCCGAGCGTGCCAAGGCCGGGCCGTTTGGCGCGCCGATTGCGCACGGGTTTCTCACGCTGTCGCTGATCCCGAAGTTCTTCGAGGCGGGTCTGACCATCGAAGGCTCACGCATGGGCGTGAACTACGGGCTCAACAAGGTGCGATTCACCGCGCCGGTGCCGGTGGGCAGCCGCTTGCGCGCGCGCCTGACGCTGCAGGCCGCCGAGCCCGTGGCGCCCGACGGCATGCAGATGACCTGGCTGGTGACGGTGGAGCGCGAGGGCTCCGACAAGCCGGTGTGCGTGGCCGAATCGCTGGCGCGCAATTTCGGCGCCCCGGCCTGA
- a CDS encoding ParA family protein, which produces MPVVVVANPKGGVGKSTLSTNIAGHFASQGHPVILGDTDRQQSARLWLGLRPPAARPIGSWDTSSDVISRPPKGTTHAVLDTPAGLHGWRLNDVLKLADKIIVPLQPSVFDIFATRSFLDQLAEHRRAEGVQIGIVGMRVDARTKAAEQLHHFVDSLGFPVLGYLRDTQNYIHLAAHGLTLFDVAPGRVARDLEQWQGICAWLNS; this is translated from the coding sequence ATGCCAGTAGTTGTTGTCGCCAATCCGAAGGGCGGGGTGGGCAAGTCCACGCTGTCCACCAACATCGCGGGCCACTTTGCAAGCCAGGGCCACCCCGTGATCCTGGGCGACACCGACCGGCAGCAATCCGCCCGGCTGTGGCTGGGCCTGCGCCCGCCTGCGGCGCGCCCGATCGGCAGCTGGGACACCAGCTCGGATGTGATCAGCCGCCCGCCCAAGGGCACCACGCACGCGGTGCTCGACACCCCCGCCGGCCTGCACGGCTGGCGCCTGAACGACGTGCTCAAGCTGGCCGACAAGATCATCGTGCCGCTGCAGCCCAGCGTGTTCGACATCTTTGCCACGCGCAGCTTTCTGGACCAGCTGGCCGAACACCGGCGCGCCGAAGGCGTGCAGATCGGCATCGTGGGCATGCGCGTGGACGCGCGCACCAAGGCGGCCGAACAGCTGCACCACTTTGTGGACAGCCTGGGGTTCCCGGTGCTGGGCTATCTGCGCGACACGCAGAACTACATCCACCTGGCGGCGCATGGCCTCACGCTGTTCGACGTGGCACCCGGCCGCGTGGCGCGCGACCTGGAGCAGTGGCAAGGCATCTGTGCCTGGCTCAATTCTTGA
- a CDS encoding LysE family transporter — MDLQTWLAFFAASCLIAVSPGSGAVLSMSHGLSYGVRKTGATILGLQLGLLLILLIAGAGVGSLLMASEVAFSIVKVLGACYLIYVGFAQWRAGDSSPVQGDAAEAAGTWQKRCLTGFLTNATNPKGIIFMVAVLPQFMTDTRPLWTQLAVMAATTVTVDVVVMHGYAAGASALRRLMRSARAVRAQNRVFGGLLMAVGAGLFFVKRGGQHA, encoded by the coding sequence ATGGATTTGCAGACTTGGCTGGCTTTTTTTGCGGCGTCGTGCCTGATTGCGGTGTCGCCGGGCTCGGGGGCCGTGCTGTCGATGAGCCATGGCTTGTCGTACGGCGTGCGCAAGACGGGTGCCACCATCCTGGGCCTGCAGCTGGGCCTGTTGCTGATCCTGCTCATCGCCGGGGCGGGCGTGGGCTCGCTGCTGATGGCGTCGGAGGTGGCGTTCAGCATCGTCAAGGTGCTGGGCGCGTGTTACCTGATCTATGTGGGCTTTGCGCAGTGGCGCGCCGGGGACTCCTCGCCCGTGCAGGGCGATGCTGCCGAGGCCGCCGGCACCTGGCAAAAGCGCTGCCTCACGGGCTTTCTGACCAATGCCACCAACCCCAAGGGCATCATCTTCATGGTGGCCGTGCTGCCCCAGTTCATGACCGACACGCGCCCGCTGTGGACGCAGCTGGCGGTGATGGCCGCCACCACCGTCACGGTGGACGTGGTGGTCATGCACGGCTACGCTGCGGGGGCCAGCGCCCTGCGCCGGCTGATGCGCAGCGCACGCGCGGTGCGGGCGCAGAACCGCGTGTTTGGCGGCTTGCTGATGGCAGTGGGCGCCGGGCTGTTCTTCGTCAAGCGCGGTGGGCAGCACGCCTGA
- the kefC gene encoding glutathione-regulated potassium-efflux system protein KefC encodes MEHAPTWLTYGFLYLTAAVLAVPIAKALGLGAIIGYLAAGIAIGPWGLGLVSNVQDILHFAEFGVVLMLFLVGLELQPSRLWALRRPIFGTGSAQVLGCAAVLFALGALAGLPWRVALVGALGLALSSTAIALKTLAERNLMRTQSGQAGFSILLFQDVAAIPILALLPVLGAAAGDGAGHAPGEMALEVLKIVGVIAAIILGGRLLLRPVLRWIAKSNTPEIFTAAALLLVVGIAYLMVLVGLSMALGAFLAGVLLADSEYRRELEADIEPFKGLLLGLFFIAVGMSIDFGVILRSPGVMATVLVGFLAAKAIVIYALARFVGIPYQERPVFTLLLAQGGEFAFVVFQAAAGARVFPAETASLLIGAVALSMLISPLLLVLLDRVLLRRYAQLKTAKPQAEEISEPQEAPIIIAGFGRYGQIVSRVLLAQGIPTTVLDHSVDMLEVARTFGYRVFYGDATRLDLLRIAGAEHARILVIAVDDAEQSVQIARLARAHFPHLQVVARARDITHWNKLRDLGVTLVQRELFESSLQSAHTVLELMGLPPAQATAITQRFRTHNIALADRMYPHHKDRAKFIAVAREGRNQLAEQMAKERQESAALSAAGAEYPGYGGADDAAQGDAPASIQNPDKNGL; translated from the coding sequence ATGGAACACGCCCCCACCTGGCTTACCTACGGTTTCCTGTACCTCACCGCCGCCGTGCTGGCCGTGCCCATTGCCAAGGCGCTGGGCCTGGGCGCCATCATTGGCTACCTGGCGGCGGGCATCGCCATCGGGCCCTGGGGCCTGGGGCTGGTGAGCAACGTGCAGGACATCCTGCACTTCGCCGAGTTTGGCGTGGTGCTGATGCTGTTCCTCGTCGGCCTGGAGCTGCAGCCCAGCCGCCTGTGGGCGCTGCGCCGCCCGATCTTCGGCACCGGCAGCGCGCAGGTGCTGGGCTGCGCGGCCGTGCTGTTTGCGCTGGGCGCGCTGGCCGGCCTGCCCTGGCGTGTGGCCCTGGTGGGCGCGCTGGGCCTGGCGCTGTCGTCCACGGCCATTGCGCTCAAGACGCTGGCCGAGCGCAACCTCATGCGCACGCAAAGCGGCCAGGCGGGCTTTTCCATCCTGCTATTCCAGGACGTGGCGGCCATCCCCATCCTGGCGCTGCTGCCCGTGCTGGGCGCGGCTGCGGGCGACGGCGCAGGCCACGCGCCGGGCGAAATGGCGCTGGAGGTGCTCAAGATCGTCGGCGTGATCGCGGCCATCATTCTCGGCGGTCGCCTGCTGCTGCGGCCCGTGCTGCGCTGGATCGCCAAAAGCAACACCCCCGAGATCTTCACCGCCGCCGCGCTGCTGCTGGTGGTGGGCATCGCCTACCTGATGGTGCTGGTGGGCCTGTCGATGGCGCTGGGCGCCTTTCTGGCCGGCGTGCTGCTGGCCGACAGCGAATACCGCCGCGAGCTGGAGGCCGACATCGAGCCCTTCAAGGGCCTGCTGCTCGGGTTGTTCTTCATCGCCGTGGGCATGAGCATCGACTTCGGCGTGATCCTGCGCTCGCCCGGCGTCATGGCCACCGTCCTGGTCGGCTTTCTGGCGGCCAAGGCCATCGTCATCTATGCCCTGGCCAGGTTCGTCGGCATACCGTATCAGGAGCGGCCGGTGTTCACCCTGCTGCTGGCGCAAGGCGGCGAGTTTGCGTTTGTGGTGTTCCAGGCCGCTGCGGGCGCCCGCGTCTTCCCGGCCGAGACCGCCTCGCTGCTGATTGGCGCCGTAGCGCTGTCGATGCTGATCAGCCCGCTGCTGCTGGTGCTGCTGGACCGCGTGCTGCTGCGCCGTTATGCCCAGCTCAAGACCGCCAAGCCCCAGGCCGAGGAAATCTCCGAGCCGCAGGAGGCGCCCATCATCATCGCGGGCTTCGGCCGCTACGGGCAGATCGTCTCGCGCGTGCTGCTGGCGCAGGGCATCCCCACCACCGTGCTGGACCACAGCGTGGACATGCTGGAAGTGGCGCGCACCTTCGGCTACCGCGTGTTCTATGGCGACGCCACCCGGCTCGACCTGCTGCGCATTGCCGGGGCCGAACACGCGCGCATCCTTGTCATTGCCGTGGACGATGCCGAGCAGTCCGTGCAGATTGCCAGGCTGGCGCGCGCGCACTTCCCCCACCTGCAGGTGGTGGCCCGCGCCCGCGACATCACCCACTGGAACAAGCTGCGCGACTTGGGCGTAACGCTGGTGCAACGTGAGCTGTTCGAGTCCAGCCTGCAAAGCGCCCACACCGTGCTGGAGCTGATGGGCCTGCCACCCGCGCAAGCCACCGCCATCACCCAGCGCTTTCGCACCCACAACATCGCCCTGGCCGACCGCATGTACCCGCACCACAAGGACCGCGCCAAGTTCATCGCGGTAGCCCGCGAGGGGCGCAACCAGCTGGCCGAGCAGATGGCCAAAGAGCGGCAGGAGAGTGCGGCGCTGAGCGCGGCGGGGGCGGAGTACCCGGGGTATGGCGGCGCGGACGATGCGGCACAAGGCGATGCGCCTGCCAGCATCCAGAATCCTGATAAAAATGGGCTGTAG
- a CDS encoding trimeric intracellular cation channel family protein, whose protein sequence is MTLPIDAPWIQTLRLTLEVAATVAFALSGVIMAARKRLDAVGVCVVAFVAAFGGGTLRDLLLDQRPFFWIRHTGFVWGILALCIGAMLFMRQRHFQPTERAMLLPDAIGLGLFAAVGVDIATAVGMPPLIAVMMGVTTGVFGGVLRDVLCNEVPQAFSDHRPYALCAFAGGWVDVGLRQLQAPEWVPLVVCVLFTAGLRGLALWRNWQLPAWRV, encoded by the coding sequence ATGACCCTGCCCATCGACGCCCCCTGGATTCAGACCCTGCGGCTCACGCTGGAGGTGGCTGCCACCGTGGCATTCGCACTCTCGGGCGTGATCATGGCCGCGCGCAAGCGGCTCGACGCCGTGGGCGTGTGCGTGGTGGCCTTTGTGGCGGCATTTGGCGGGGGCACCCTGCGCGACCTGCTGCTGGACCAGCGGCCCTTCTTCTGGATACGCCACACCGGCTTCGTCTGGGGCATTCTGGCGCTGTGCATTGGTGCCATGCTGTTCATGCGGCAGCGTCACTTTCAGCCCACCGAGCGCGCGATGCTGCTGCCCGATGCGATTGGCCTGGGGCTTTTTGCGGCCGTGGGCGTGGACATTGCCACCGCCGTCGGCATGCCCCCCCTCATCGCCGTGATGATGGGCGTGACCACCGGCGTCTTTGGTGGCGTGCTGCGCGACGTGCTGTGCAACGAGGTGCCACAGGCCTTCAGCGACCACCGGCCTTATGCGCTGTGCGCGTTCGCCGGTGGCTGGGTGGACGTGGGCCTGCGCCAGCTGCAGGCACCGGAGTGGGTGCCCCTGGTGGTCTGCGTGCTGTTCACCGCCGGCCTGCGCGGGCTGGCGCTGTGGCGCAACTGGCAGCTGCCCGCGTGGCGGGTGTAG
- a CDS encoding transglutaminase family protein translates to MTADHPQPATLAATALIDSDAPTVRAFATEHAQGSTDRERAVALYLAVRDGFRYDPYRIDLSPHGMTASTVLANGYGWCVPKAALLTAVCRAAGIPARMGFADVRNHLSTERMRETMKTDLFIWHGYTDIWLDGAWRKATPAFNIELCERFGLLPLEFDGLNDSIYHPFDKTGQRHMEYVRQRGAFDDLPLAQIVADFRTVYGGWLQGDATRSSLQDASFANDIEQETR, encoded by the coding sequence ATGACAGCAGACCACCCCCAACCGGCCACGCTGGCCGCCACCGCACTCATCGACAGCGACGCGCCCACCGTGCGAGCGTTTGCCACCGAACATGCGCAGGGCAGCACCGACCGCGAGCGCGCCGTGGCCCTGTATCTGGCCGTGCGCGACGGCTTTCGGTATGACCCGTACCGCATCGACCTGTCGCCCCACGGCATGACGGCGAGCACTGTGCTGGCCAACGGCTATGGCTGGTGTGTGCCCAAGGCCGCATTGCTGACGGCGGTGTGCCGTGCGGCGGGCATCCCTGCACGCATGGGCTTTGCGGACGTGAGGAACCACCTGTCCACCGAGCGCATGCGCGAGACCATGAAGACCGACCTCTTCATCTGGCACGGCTACACCGACATCTGGCTCGATGGCGCCTGGCGCAAGGCCACGCCCGCGTTCAACATCGAGCTGTGCGAGCGCTTTGGCCTGCTGCCGCTGGAGTTCGATGGACTGAACGACTCCATCTACCACCCTTTCGACAAGACCGGCCAGCGCCACATGGAATACGTGCGCCAGCGCGGCGCGTTTGACGACCTGCCGCTGGCGCAGATCGTGGCCGACTTCCGCACGGTGTACGGCGGCTGGCTGCAAGGCGACGCCACCCGCAGCAGCCTGCAGGACGCCAGTTTTGCCAACGACATTGAACAGGAAACCCGCTGA
- a CDS encoding PaaI family thioesterase, which yields MPHAPETATTAANAAIPTGFAPLVAGGPYIQHNGPLYVLHQGPVVKFGFRVERHHTNPMGNLHGGMMATFCDMLLPLSVHRKSDQVADRFLPTISLQIDYLAPAPLGAWVEGEAEPLRITRSLVFAQGLVTADGVPCARVSGVFKIGPVAPRDAVE from the coding sequence ATGCCGCACGCCCCCGAGACCGCCACCACTGCCGCCAACGCCGCCATTCCCACAGGCTTCGCCCCGCTGGTGGCCGGCGGCCCCTACATCCAGCACAACGGCCCGCTGTATGTGCTGCACCAGGGCCCTGTGGTGAAGTTCGGCTTTCGCGTGGAGCGGCACCACACCAACCCCATGGGCAACCTGCATGGCGGCATGATGGCCACGTTCTGCGACATGCTGCTGCCGCTGTCGGTGCACCGCAAAAGCGACCAGGTGGCCGACCGCTTTTTGCCCACCATCAGCCTGCAGATCGACTACCTGGCCCCTGCCCCGCTGGGCGCCTGGGTGGAGGGCGAGGCAGAGCCGCTGCGCATCACGCGCTCGCTGGTGTTTGCGCAGGGGCTGGTGACGGCCGACGGTGTGCCGTGTGCGCGGGTGAGCGGTGTGTTCAAGATCGGGCCGGTGGCACCCCGGGATGCGGTGGAATAA
- a CDS encoding surface-adhesin E family protein — MLCAVVLCVAAAAGGQPAAADGWFTLTGDRAETSKNLIEILPEPIGVDQRVLLDLRVSRDRERTSFRGQKYRSYYAKAVVDCTARRAWYLHLSYYAQPHWAGDVIAKEEYKEGEAEVLFKDMASEWSQRMVSAACKVRKLSG; from the coding sequence ATGCTCTGTGCCGTTGTTCTATGTGTTGCCGCCGCCGCAGGCGGGCAGCCGGCAGCGGCCGATGGCTGGTTCACATTGACCGGCGACCGGGCAGAGACCAGCAAGAACCTCATTGAAATCCTGCCCGAGCCCATTGGTGTGGACCAGCGCGTGCTGCTGGATCTGCGGGTCTCGCGCGACCGGGAGCGCACGTCGTTCCGGGGGCAGAAATACCGTTCGTACTACGCCAAGGCGGTGGTGGACTGCACCGCGCGGCGGGCCTGGTACCTGCACCTTTCGTACTACGCGCAGCCACACTGGGCCGGCGACGTGATCGCCAAGGAAGAGTACAAGGAAGGCGAGGCCGAGGTGCTGTTCAAGGACATGGCCAGTGAATGGTCGCAGCGCATGGTGTCGGCGGCCTGCAAGGTGCGCAAGCTCTCCGGCTGA
- a CDS encoding tripartite tricarboxylate transporter substrate binding protein yields the protein MNPITNSARRRFTLGAIASAAVLGAGLVASPAAFAQAYPTKPVTIVVPFAAGGTTDILARIIGQALTTELGQSVVVDNRAGAGGNIGGAMAAKAAADGHTLFMGTVGTHAINAALYKKMPFDPVKDFAPLTRVANVPNLLVAHPAQPFKTVPELIAYAKANPGKINFGSSGNGSSIHLSGELFKSLAKVDMVHVPYKGSAPAVTDLLGNQIGIMFDNMPSAIQHVRSGKLVPIAVTTAKRSPELPNVPTIAEAGVPGYEATSWFGMFAPAGTPAPVLAKLNAALVKVLAQPDVKKKINEQGAETYSETPAQFAAFIQAESVKWGKVVKESGASVD from the coding sequence ATGAACCCGATCACGAACTCTGCACGCCGCCGCTTCACCCTCGGCGCCATCGCCTCTGCCGCCGTGCTGGGCGCAGGCCTTGTCGCCAGCCCCGCTGCGTTCGCCCAGGCCTACCCCACCAAGCCCGTCACCATCGTCGTGCCGTTTGCCGCAGGTGGTACCACCGACATCCTGGCGCGCATCATCGGGCAGGCGCTGACCACCGAGCTCGGCCAGTCGGTCGTCGTGGACAACCGCGCGGGCGCTGGCGGCAACATTGGCGGCGCAATGGCTGCCAAGGCCGCCGCAGACGGCCACACCCTGTTCATGGGCACGGTGGGCACGCACGCCATCAACGCCGCCTTGTACAAAAAGATGCCGTTTGACCCCGTCAAGGACTTCGCCCCGCTGACCCGCGTGGCCAACGTGCCCAACCTGCTGGTGGCCCACCCCGCCCAGCCGTTCAAGACCGTGCCCGAGCTGATCGCCTACGCCAAGGCCAACCCCGGCAAGATCAACTTTGGTTCGTCGGGCAACGGCAGCTCCATCCACCTGTCGGGCGAGCTGTTCAAGAGCCTGGCCAAGGTGGACATGGTGCACGTGCCCTACAAGGGCAGCGCCCCGGCTGTGACGGACCTGCTGGGCAACCAGATCGGCATCATGTTCGACAACATGCCCTCGGCCATCCAGCATGTGCGCAGTGGCAAGCTGGTGCCCATCGCCGTGACCACCGCCAAGCGCTCGCCCGAGCTGCCCAACGTGCCCACCATCGCTGAAGCGGGCGTGCCCGGCTACGAGGCCACGTCGTGGTTTGGCATGTTTGCCCCCGCTGGTACGCCTGCGCCCGTGCTGGCCAAGCTCAATGCCGCGCTGGTCAAGGTGCTGGCCCAGCCTGACGTGAAGAAGAAGATCAACGAGCAGGGCGCCGAAACCTACAGCGAAACACCCGCACAGTTCGCCGCCTTCATCCAGGCCGAGAGCGTGAAATGGGGCAAGGTCGTCAAGGAATCAGGCGCCAGCGTGGACTGA